GAGCTTTAGCTGACGCTACTCTGCTGAACTGATGATCTCTATGGCAGAGCCTCACCGTATCGGTGGTCAGCTACATGGGGAAGCTGAAGGTGGCCATGGGCACCGAGAAGGGGTTCATAGATGCCGGACTCCTCGTCTCCTGCATGGAGCAGTCCTTTCGGAGGATCTCCGAGGCTGCTGCAGGCAAGAGCGCTGATCGTGACTCTTAATTAGACTTCGTCGGCCATTCTATTAGGCCGACTTGCGGCGATTACTAGCCTACGTAGAACTGAAAAGCCCACGGAAGTCCTCCGTTCGGGCCCCAAAAAGCACAGATTAAAGCCCAGGTTGGAATCTAGGGTTTCGTGGGTTCTCTGTTCTCTATTCTCGGTCTATAAAGAGGGTGACGCAGGAAAGACTGCGCATCCATGAACGGCGGGCGACCTTCTTACGTTCTTAGTTCCTCCTCTCCTTGGTTTGTTTGTTCTCATAGTTTTGGTAAATGACATCGATGAAGCGTATCAACGAAGGCCTGTGATGAGGAATCTGCAACGGTTGCAATGATTCGCTTCTGCGTGTAATGATTTGACAACGCCAAATCGCTACGTTCTTTCTGAGGCCTCTCTCCGTCCCTCTTCAATCCGTCctttatttttctcatttaatGGTGATGTGATTTTTCCTCCTCTATTTTTTGGTGCCATCTCTACGCACTCTCGTCATATCTTTTCCTTGGAATAAACATTCAATTATGATTGAATGCGACGAGGTTTCctcaattctttttttcttttattttatgtatttattCCCTTATTACAGTGAGGTCTGAAGGGGATGATGtgctatttttcttcctttttttgttcttttctttttcccatgAGGACGATAATGACATCAATAATatagatataaatatataataatataataaagaaGCAGCTTCACGTTTCTTTCTTGTCGGCCCGACTAATAATCGAGGCTGTCGGTCTTGTCGTCTTCATCCTCCTCACTGAAAGCGTCTCGTGGCAGATCACAACGAAGCTGATGATAAATATACGAATGCGAGATCGATTGTCATCGCGATCGATCATATTCGAATTCCATTAGCCATATTATTTTTCCAAGTCGGAAAGATCAACGTCACATTTGAATCAGAGCTCGAGAGGATCAACGTGTAGATAGATGAAGAACTGACAGCGTTCTTATTTATTCCCCCATTTCTGTAAGATTACATTACTTCTACGGTTTTATTCTTACAGAGAACCACTCACTGGTTCTTGAAACGAGATCCACAAGAATGCAATCATATACATGAGAATTCAACTAGTACAGGCTTATTAGAGGAGAAGTGCCCCACCAAGAACTGTAGCGGCCAGCCCAAGAGCGATCCTTGATGCACTCGGGACAGAGGAGGGACTCGAGGGAGGCGGCGTTGGTGACAGATTGGAACCAGTCGAAGATCCAGCTGAGGCGGGTGGCTGGGCTGGAggcgtggtggtggtggtggaaggaGAAGGTGACGGAGTTGGACTTGGCGTCGGGGCGTGAACGGGCGACGTGGGTGATGGGGACGGAGATGAGGAGGGGGAAGCAGAGGAAGAGGGAGATGGCGATGGAGTGAGGGAAGGTGGAGATGATGGAGGCGGTGGACTCGGGTTCTGGTTCCTGATAGCCAACACCACCACCGTCAGCTTCTGCTCCTTCCGGCAGCTCTCCGGCACGCCGCTGATGAAGTAGAACGGCCCCGACCGATCGAACTTGAACGTCGAGTCGCCTCCCTCCAGCTTCTGGATCGGATTGCTCGCGTTGCATGCGTCGTAGTCCTGCTTCGTCACCACCAGGACGGAGTCCACCTCCTTCCTGTATCTAAACACTGCACAGAAGACTCGATCAAAGCATCAGAAAGAAACAACGAGAACAGCTATGACACACGGCGATGCATACCGAGGGTGTCATTAACTTGGAATCTGTTCCTCCCTG
Above is a genomic segment from Musa acuminata AAA Group cultivar baxijiao chromosome BXJ3-4, Cavendish_Baxijiao_AAA, whole genome shotgun sequence containing:
- the LOC135636792 gene encoding early nodulin-like protein 3 codes for the protein MERVMELRKTSPGTLLLVGVLMGLMASSGAYDFYVGGRDGWVSNPSESYDKWAGRNRFQVNDTLVFRYRKEVDSVLVVTKQDYDACNASNPIQKLEGGDSTFKFDRSGPFYFISGVPESCRKEQKLTVVVLAIRNQNPSPPPPSSPPSLTPSPSPSSSASPSSSPSPSPTSPVHAPTPSPTPSPSPSTTTTTPPAQPPASAGSSTGSNLSPTPPPSSPSSVPSASRIALGLAATVLGGALLL